One genomic segment of Xylanivirga thermophila includes these proteins:
- a CDS encoding sodium ion-translocating decarboxylase subunit beta has translation MNKSFGEILIDFLKTTGFANVTWQQLVMIGIACFLLYLAIKKEYEPLLLLPISFGMLLANLPLAGLMAEPKDGQVGGLLYYLYQGVKKGIYPPVIFLGVGAMTDFGPLLANPKSLLLGAAAQFGIFIAFLLALLLGFDERAAASIGIIGGADGPTAILVTSQLKPELLGPIAVAAYSYMALVPIIQPPIMKVFTTKEERSIVMEQLRPVTKTEKILFPIAVTIVGTMIVPSAAPLLGTLMLGNLFRESLVVDRLSKTAQNELVNIVTIFLGLTVGATASAEAFLTPDTLKIICLGLLAFAGGTTGGVLLGKLMCKLSGGKVNPLIGSAGVSAVPMAARVSQVVAQEENPGNFLLMHAMGPNVAGVIGSAIAAGVFLSMFS, from the coding sequence ATGAACAAATCATTTGGGGAAATATTGATAGACTTTCTTAAAACTACTGGATTTGCGAATGTAACTTGGCAGCAGTTAGTTATGATAGGAATAGCCTGTTTTCTCTTATATTTGGCTATTAAAAAGGAATACGAACCTCTTTTGCTCTTACCCATATCGTTTGGAATGCTTTTGGCAAACTTACCATTAGCAGGACTTATGGCTGAGCCAAAAGATGGACAGGTTGGAGGATTATTATATTATCTTTACCAGGGCGTAAAAAAAGGTATATATCCGCCTGTAATATTCTTAGGTGTAGGCGCAATGACCGATTTTGGCCCATTACTTGCAAATCCCAAGAGCTTACTTTTAGGGGCAGCAGCCCAGTTTGGAATTTTTATTGCATTCTTACTGGCATTACTACTTGGATTTGATGAACGGGCAGCTGCATCCATAGGTATTATCGGTGGAGCTGATGGACCTACTGCTATATTGGTTACAAGTCAATTAAAGCCAGAATTACTAGGACCTATTGCAGTAGCAGCATATTCATATATGGCGTTGGTCCCTATTATTCAACCACCTATAATGAAGGTATTTACAACCAAGGAAGAGCGTTCCATAGTTATGGAGCAGCTACGTCCGGTAACTAAAACAGAGAAAATTCTATTTCCTATAGCAGTAACTATAGTAGGAACTATGATAGTACCTTCTGCTGCACCCCTTTTAGGCACACTTATGTTAGGTAATTTGTTTAGAGAGAGCTTAGTAGTTGACAGATTGAGCAAAACTGCTCAAAATGAGCTTGTTAATATTGTAACAATATTTTTAGGCCTCACAGTAGGCGCTACTGCTAGTGCAGAAGCATTCCTTACTCCTGATACCCTAAAGATAATATGCTTAGGTCTCCTTGCATTTGCCGGAGGAACAACAGGCGGTGTATTATTAGGAAAACTCATGTGTAAATTATCAGGTGGCAAGGTAAATCCCCTTATAGGCTCAGCAGGTGTTTCAGCTGTACCTATGGCAGCAAGGGTATCACAGGTAGTAGCCCAGGAAGAAAACCCTGGAAACTTTTTGCTTATGCATGCCATGGGCCCAAACGTTGCAGGGGTTATAGGATCGGCTATTGCCGCAGGGGTATTTTTGTCGATGTTTTCATAA
- a CDS encoding oxaloacetate decarboxylase subunit alpha: protein MANVQITETVLRDAHQSLIATRMTTEEMLPVIELLDQVGYFSLEAWGGATFDSCLRFLNEDPWERLRKIRKAAKKTKLQMLLRGQNILGYKHYSDDVVRDFVKKSIDNGIDIIRIFDALNDVRNLECAMDATVKAGGHAQATVVYTISPIHNTEHYIKTAKTLEGMGASSICLKDMAGLLTPYDAYNLIRELKKAVKIPIQLHSHYTSGLASMTYLKAIEAGVDIVDCAISPMAMGTSQPPTEPMVATLKGTKYDTKYDMDLLSQIADYFRPLREKYISSGQLNPKVLTVDVNTLKYQVPGGMLSNLVSQLKQQNKLDKYEEVLKEVPRVRKDLGYPPLVTPTSQIVGTQAVLNVIMGERYKMVTKEVKAYVRGEYGRPPAEISPEFRKQIIGNEEPITCRPADLLKPELDKYRNEIKEYMEQEEDVLSYALFPQVATNFFKYRQAQKYKIDSTLLDEKDMVHPV from the coding sequence ATGGCAAATGTACAAATAACAGAAACAGTGCTAAGGGATGCACATCAATCCCTTATTGCTACTCGTATGACAACGGAAGAAATGTTGCCTGTTATTGAATTATTAGATCAGGTAGGATATTTTTCCTTAGAGGCATGGGGCGGAGCAACTTTTGATTCATGTCTTAGATTCCTTAATGAGGATCCATGGGAAAGACTGCGTAAAATTAGAAAAGCTGCAAAGAAGACAAAACTTCAGATGCTGTTAAGAGGGCAGAATATCCTAGGATATAAACATTACTCAGATGATGTAGTGAGGGATTTTGTTAAGAAATCTATAGACAATGGTATAGACATAATAAGAATTTTTGATGCATTAAATGATGTACGTAACTTAGAATGTGCTATGGATGCTACAGTAAAGGCAGGAGGCCATGCACAAGCTACTGTTGTTTATACCATAAGCCCCATCCATAACACAGAGCATTATATAAAAACTGCAAAAACCTTGGAAGGCATGGGAGCTAGTTCAATATGTCTAAAGGATATGGCAGGGCTTTTAACGCCGTATGATGCATATAACCTCATTAGAGAACTTAAAAAGGCAGTTAAGATTCCAATACAGCTTCACTCCCATTATACCAGTGGTTTGGCTTCTATGACCTATTTGAAGGCAATAGAGGCGGGAGTAGATATAGTTGATTGTGCCATATCACCTATGGCCATGGGAACATCTCAGCCTCCAACAGAACCAATGGTAGCCACTTTGAAGGGTACTAAATATGACACCAAATACGATATGGATCTATTAAGTCAAATAGCCGATTATTTTAGACCGTTAAGAGAAAAATATATCTCTTCTGGTCAATTAAATCCTAAAGTATTAACTGTAGATGTTAATACACTCAAATATCAAGTACCTGGTGGCATGTTATCCAATCTAGTTTCTCAGCTAAAACAGCAAAACAAGCTAGATAAATATGAGGAAGTACTAAAAGAGGTGCCAAGGGTAAGAAAGGATTTAGGTTATCCGCCTTTAGTTACTCCTACAAGCCAGATAGTAGGAACACAGGCAGTGTTAAATGTAATTATGGGTGAAAGATATAAAATGGTTACAAAAGAGGTAAAAGCTTATGTAAGAGGTGAGTATGGCAGACCTCCGGCAGAAATAAGTCCAGAATTCAGAAAACAAATAATTGGAAATGAAGAACCGATAACTTGTAGACCTGCAGATCTATTAAAGCCTGAACTGGATAAATATAGAAACGAAATAAAAGAGTATATGGAACAAGAAGAAGATGTATTGTCCTATGCATTATTTCCTCAAGTTGCTACTAACTTCTTTAAATATCGACAAGCGCAAAAATATAAAATAGATAGCACATTACTGGATGAAAAGGATATGGTTCATCCAGTATAA
- a CDS encoding MurR/RpiR family transcriptional regulator, translating to MEQKQDLIHRINANYKKMSKGQKLIAEYILNNYDKAAFMTAAKLGKKVGVSESTVVRFANVLNYEGYPQLQKALQELIRNKLTTVQRIEMTSELDRSMVLKNVLKADINNLKLTIEEIDNQVFDIVVQRMLKADNIYILGLRSSAPLAQFMGYYLGFVFSNVRIVTSGVNDVFEQIMHISKDDLLIGISFPRYAGRTIEAMAFAKDKGAQIVALTDSFLSPLTSYADYTLLARSDMASFVDSLVAPLSLINSLIVAAGLAKKTDVSKEFSQLEKIWDEYKVYVSKDKE from the coding sequence ATGGAACAAAAGCAGGATTTAATTCATAGAATAAATGCAAATTATAAGAAAATGAGTAAAGGTCAAAAGCTTATAGCGGAATATATCCTAAATAATTATGATAAAGCAGCATTTATGACAGCAGCCAAACTCGGAAAAAAAGTAGGTGTTAGCGAATCAACAGTAGTAAGATTTGCCAATGTTCTTAATTATGAAGGATATCCTCAGCTTCAAAAAGCATTACAGGAACTTATAAGAAACAAACTGACTACTGTCCAACGCATAGAAATGACATCGGAACTAGATAGATCTATGGTACTTAAAAATGTATTAAAGGCTGATATAAACAATTTAAAACTTACAATTGAAGAAATTGATAATCAAGTATTTGATATTGTAGTACAAAGGATGCTCAAAGCAGACAATATATATATATTAGGTCTTAGAAGTTCAGCACCTCTGGCACAATTTATGGGTTATTATTTAGGGTTTGTATTTTCAAATGTGCGTATTGTAACTTCTGGTGTTAATGATGTTTTTGAACAGATAATGCATATTTCAAAAGATGATTTACTTATAGGCATAAGTTTTCCACGATATGCGGGACGTACTATAGAAGCCATGGCATTTGCAAAGGATAAAGGCGCTCAGATAGTAGCCCTTACCGATAGCTTTTTATCACCTCTTACATCATATGCTGATTATACTCTACTAGCCAGAAGTGATATGGCGTCATTTGTAGATTCCCTTGTAGCCCCTTTAAGCTTAATAAATTCACTTATCGTTGCTGCAGGATTAGCAAAAAAAACGGATGTCTCAAAAGAGTTTTCTCAACTAGAAAAAATTTGGGACGAATACAAAGTCTATGTAAGTAAAGATAAAGAATGA
- a CDS encoding histidine phosphatase family protein: MYIYIVRHGETEWNIAHRTQGSHNIELTDRGREQAKKLGAKLKNKNIKKIYTSDLKRAYETACIIGNYIGVVPTPIPLLREVSFGEWEGLTPQEIECHFNGQLDRWYKDHCFAPPNGESIDDVKNRVLTFIDTISNDIQTEKDDILLVSHGMTNRILITQIMDIPVEYMRLLRQDNTALSKIRILENNKAIDLLNDTCHLDM, encoded by the coding sequence ATGTATATATATATAGTTAGACATGGAGAAACGGAATGGAATATAGCCCATAGGACTCAAGGCAGCCATAATATTGAATTGACTGATAGGGGTAGAGAGCAGGCAAAAAAATTAGGAGCTAAACTGAAAAATAAAAATATAAAAAAGATATATACAAGTGATTTAAAAAGAGCATATGAAACAGCATGTATCATTGGGAATTATATAGGAGTCGTTCCAACCCCAATACCTCTACTTAGAGAAGTATCGTTTGGCGAATGGGAAGGGTTAACCCCGCAAGAAATAGAATGTCATTTTAATGGGCAATTGGATAGGTGGTATAAAGATCATTGCTTTGCTCCTCCTAATGGTGAAAGCATAGATGATGTTAAAAATAGGGTGTTGACATTTATAGATACCATAAGTAATGATATACAAACAGAAAAAGATGATATATTGTTAGTGTCCCATGGAATGACAAATAGGATATTGATTACACAAATAATGGATATACCTGTTGAATATATGCGTCTTTTAAGACAAGATAATACAGCACTCTCTAAAATACGTATTTTAGAGAACAATAAAGCTATTGATCTATTAAATGATACCTGTCATTTAGATATGTAA
- a CDS encoding HutP family protein: MEPLGSRDVAKAAIQMSLTKNREEERLLKEQFLNEGIHAAAVDYGGEFISSVTKIIERCVVASKREGVIRDSHNEEGAVAGAAREAISQIMPKAIGLNVGGKIGIARYNEHISVVIFFGIGLLHLNEVAIGLGHRAV; the protein is encoded by the coding sequence GTGGAACCTCTAGGTAGCAGAGATGTAGCAAAAGCGGCTATTCAAATGAGTTTAACTAAAAATAGGGAAGAAGAACGATTATTAAAAGAACAATTTTTAAATGAAGGAATACATGCAGCTGCTGTGGATTATGGTGGTGAATTTATATCATCGGTAACAAAAATTATAGAACGATGTGTAGTAGCATCAAAACGGGAAGGGGTCATAAGAGATTCACATAATGAAGAAGGTGCTGTTGCTGGAGCTGCAAGGGAAGCTATTTCTCAAATTATGCCTAAGGCTATAGGATTAAACGTTGGTGGTAAAATAGGCATTGCAAGATATAATGAGCATATAAGTGTTGTTATATTCTTTGGCATAGGCCTTTTACATCTTAATGAAGTAGCAATAGGACTAGGTCATAGGGCTGTATAA
- the cmk gene encoding (d)CMP kinase: protein MVAKRLDLLYLDTGAMYRAIGLKMINKGINMQHHREEVISELNTTNIDVSYDNGQQIVFLDGNDVTNLIRTPQVSRYASDVAVIPEVRLKLVEIQRNIADKNSVVIDGRDIGTFVIPNADKKFFLTASLEERAKRRWRELNNNGYDIKLEDIILDIKNRDECDSRRTFAPLKMADDAILIDTTDKSINQVINEILNHIFVDS from the coding sequence ATGGTTGCAAAACGCCTTGATTTGTTGTATCTGGATACAGGAGCTATGTATAGAGCCATAGGCCTTAAAATGATAAATAAAGGTATAAATATGCAACATCATAGGGAAGAAGTTATATCTGAATTGAACACTACTAATATAGATGTATCGTATGATAATGGACAACAGATAGTATTTTTAGATGGCAATGATGTTACAAATCTTATAAGAACACCTCAAGTTTCCAGATATGCATCTGATGTGGCTGTGATCCCTGAGGTAAGATTAAAATTAGTCGAAATACAACGCAATATAGCAGATAAAAATTCTGTGGTAATAGATGGCAGGGATATAGGGACTTTTGTAATCCCGAATGCGGATAAAAAGTTTTTCCTTACTGCATCCCTAGAAGAACGTGCCAAAAGGCGTTGGCGGGAGCTTAATAATAATGGATATGATATAAAGCTAGAGGATATAATATTGGACATTAAAAATAGAGATGAATGTGATAGCAGAAGGACATTTGCTCCTTTAAAAATGGCCGACGATGCAATACTTATAGATACCACCGATAAATCTATAAATCAGGTAATAAATGAAATATTAAATCATATTTTTGTTGATAGTTAG
- a CDS encoding lysophospholipid acyltransferase family protein gives MFYRIAKAIMTIVVYFLFAPRVIDKESFPSTGGAIVYSNHTSNFDPVILGIVLPRPISFMAKAELFQNPIISWVLKGLGAFPIKRGQADIASIKKSLQILRNQQILGIFPEGTRNKSGSELGTFANGIASIAHKAKVPVVPVAIKGGYKPFKRITVTIGQPIYFDEFQHQKSSKELLDNMSSQMENALKEML, from the coding sequence GTGTTTTACAGAATTGCTAAGGCTATAATGACCATTGTAGTGTATTTTTTGTTTGCTCCCCGTGTTATAGATAAGGAAAGTTTTCCTTCAACGGGGGGTGCCATCGTATATTCAAATCATACCTCTAATTTTGATCCCGTTATCTTAGGAATTGTCTTACCAAGACCCATTTCTTTTATGGCAAAAGCAGAATTATTTCAAAATCCCATAATAAGTTGGGTGTTAAAGGGATTGGGAGCATTTCCAATAAAAAGAGGACAAGCAGATATTGCGTCTATAAAAAAATCATTACAAATATTGAGAAACCAGCAGATTCTAGGCATTTTTCCTGAAGGAACTAGAAATAAATCAGGAAGCGAATTAGGAACATTTGCTAACGGTATCGCATCCATTGCCCATAAAGCCAAAGTACCTGTTGTTCCTGTTGCCATAAAAGGAGGCTATAAGCCTTTTAAGCGTATTACAGTAACAATTGGACAACCTATATATTTTGATGAATTCCAGCATCAAAAGAGCAGTAAAGAACTTTTGGATAATATGTCTTCACAAATGGAAAATGCTTTAAAAGAAATGCTATAA
- a CDS encoding bifunctional 4-hydroxy-3-methylbut-2-enyl diphosphate reductase/30S ribosomal protein S1 produces MQIILATNAGFCFGVKRAVQSVYEHLNPSKTIYTLGPIIHNPQVVSDLEQKGVIVEECLDNIEDGTVIIRSHGIGKLAYDELRNKEVEIIDATCPFVKRIHQIVEEHYTEGYDIIIIGEREHPEVKGINGWCNGAAYILNSYDDVDRLSHIDKACVVAQTTITHEKWNNILSRLKHIVSDLKVFDTICHTTFKRQNETKELAKKVDVMLVIGGHNSSNTKKLYSICKNYCKKTFAIETAEEINNKLIRSGDVIGITAGASTPDWIIKEVIDKMDQINNQNSQENTVSMEDFEKTMVSLRNGQIVKGVVLSVNPQEAIVNIGYKADGIISADEVFLEQNQTLEDIIKVGQEIEVEVIKINDGEGNVLLSCKSIQQQKVWNDIQKGYEAGVEFRGKCTQAVKGGVIASINGIRTFVPASQLSTKYVEDLNTFVGKELRLKIIELDKRRNRLVASQRIILEDEEEAKRQAVWNSLKEGEKITGTVKSITDFGVFVDIGGIDGLIHISDLSWGHVKHPSEVLSENQQVEVIVLSFDKEKGRISLGYKQTLPQPWENADNKYPVGSIVEGKVVRITSFGAFVELEPGVDGLVHISQISNKRINKVEDALKVGDIINAKVLDVKPEDHKLSLSIKEAKGDNNIQPSKHDDNSSSKYKKEEMKVSLGEFFPEH; encoded by the coding sequence TTGCAAATAATTTTAGCAACCAATGCAGGCTTTTGTTTTGGTGTCAAGCGTGCTGTACAATCTGTTTATGAACATCTCAATCCAAGCAAAACGATATATACATTGGGACCGATAATACATAATCCTCAGGTAGTATCAGATCTTGAACAAAAAGGTGTTATTGTAGAAGAGTGCCTTGACAATATTGAAGATGGTACAGTTATTATTAGATCCCATGGTATAGGAAAACTTGCATATGATGAGCTTAGGAATAAGGAAGTAGAAATAATAGATGCCACATGCCCGTTTGTCAAGCGTATACATCAAATAGTAGAAGAACACTATACAGAAGGTTATGATATCATTATAATCGGTGAACGGGAGCATCCAGAAGTTAAGGGTATTAATGGCTGGTGTAATGGAGCAGCATATATTCTAAACAGTTATGATGATGTGGATAGACTTTCTCACATTGATAAAGCATGTGTTGTGGCTCAAACCACTATCACACATGAAAAATGGAATAATATCTTGTCCAGACTTAAACATATAGTATCTGATTTAAAAGTATTTGATACTATATGTCATACAACTTTCAAACGTCAAAATGAAACAAAAGAATTAGCAAAAAAAGTTGACGTCATGTTAGTTATAGGAGGACATAATAGTTCAAATACGAAAAAACTATATTCTATTTGCAAAAATTATTGTAAGAAAACCTTTGCTATAGAAACGGCAGAGGAAATAAATAACAAACTTATTAGGTCGGGGGATGTAATAGGCATTACGGCAGGTGCCTCTACTCCTGACTGGATTATCAAGGAGGTAATTGACAAGATGGACCAAATTAACAATCAAAATTCACAAGAAAATACAGTTTCCATGGAGGACTTTGAAAAGACTATGGTATCATTAAGAAATGGTCAAATAGTTAAAGGAGTAGTTTTATCCGTTAACCCTCAAGAAGCCATAGTAAATATTGGATATAAGGCAGATGGTATTATATCTGCTGACGAAGTATTCCTGGAACAGAATCAAACTTTAGAAGATATCATAAAAGTAGGTCAGGAGATAGAAGTAGAGGTAATAAAGATAAACGATGGAGAAGGCAATGTATTGCTTTCTTGCAAGTCTATCCAACAACAAAAAGTGTGGAATGATATACAAAAAGGTTATGAAGCGGGAGTTGAATTTCGAGGCAAATGTACTCAGGCAGTAAAGGGTGGTGTTATTGCTAGTATTAATGGCATTAGAACATTTGTACCCGCTTCCCAATTATCTACAAAATACGTAGAAGATCTGAACACTTTTGTTGGAAAAGAATTAAGACTTAAAATAATAGAACTGGACAAACGACGCAATAGATTGGTAGCCTCACAAAGAATTATCTTAGAGGATGAAGAAGAAGCAAAACGTCAGGCTGTTTGGAATTCACTAAAAGAAGGTGAAAAAATAACCGGTACTGTTAAAAGCATAACCGACTTTGGGGTATTTGTTGATATAGGCGGGATTGATGGTCTTATTCATATCTCTGATCTTTCATGGGGACATGTAAAACATCCCAGTGAAGTACTCAGTGAAAATCAACAGGTAGAGGTTATAGTGTTGTCTTTTGATAAGGAAAAAGGTAGAATTTCCTTGGGTTATAAGCAGACATTGCCACAACCTTGGGAAAATGCAGATAATAAATACCCTGTAGGATCTATAGTAGAAGGAAAGGTAGTAAGAATTACTTCATTTGGTGCTTTTGTTGAATTAGAACCTGGCGTAGATGGTCTTGTTCATATATCACAAATATCCAACAAGCGAATTAATAAGGTAGAAGACGCATTAAAAGTAGGCGATATAATAAATGCAAAAGTATTAGATGTAAAGCCTGAAGATCATAAATTAAGTCTAAGTATAAAAGAAGCAAAAGGGGATAACAATATACAACCTTCAAAACACGATGATAACAGCTCTTCAAAATATAAAAAAGAAGAAATGAAAGTTTCATTAGGAGAATTCTTCCCAGAGCATTAA
- a CDS encoding CheR family methyltransferase, whose protein sequence is MQWSYLDFIQSIFKLTTIDLSSYKERQMKRRIDALIARSEYKNYHAYFKALVANKELRDEFMSYITINVSEFYRNPKQWEALEKDILPNLLQKHDELKIWSAACSTGEEPYSLAMLLSRFIPLNQIKIIATDIDASILQKAKEGSYIEKNLQNLPKELIVKYFHKQGAEYYIDDSIKTCVDFRQHDLLKDEYPKNCHLIVCRNVLIYFTEEAKSKIYNKFYKSLHPEGILFVGSTEQIILPQRYNFVPVQSFFYKKAYEI, encoded by the coding sequence ATGCAGTGGTCATATTTAGATTTTATTCAATCAATATTTAAGCTAACTACTATAGATTTATCTAGCTATAAAGAACGCCAAATGAAAAGACGTATTGATGCACTTATTGCTAGATCAGAATACAAAAATTACCATGCTTATTTTAAAGCTTTAGTGGCGAACAAGGAATTGCGCGATGAATTTATGAGTTATATCACCATCAATGTATCAGAATTCTATAGAAATCCTAAACAGTGGGAAGCTTTAGAGAAAGATATTCTACCTAATCTCTTGCAGAAACATGATGAACTCAAAATTTGGAGTGCTGCCTGTTCTACAGGCGAGGAACCTTATTCACTTGCAATGCTTCTTAGTAGATTTATACCTTTGAATCAGATAAAAATTATTGCAACCGATATAGATGCATCAATCCTCCAAAAAGCCAAAGAAGGTTCATATATTGAAAAGAATTTACAAAACTTACCCAAAGAGCTTATTGTCAAATACTTTCATAAACAAGGAGCAGAATATTACATAGATGATAGTATAAAAACATGTGTAGACTTTAGACAACATGATCTTTTAAAGGATGAATACCCAAAAAATTGTCATTTGATAGTCTGTCGCAATGTACTTATATACTTTACAGAAGAAGCAAAATCTAAGATCTATAATAAATTTTATAAATCTCTCCATCCTGAAGGAATATTATTCGTAGGAAGTACGGAACAGATAATATTACCTCAACGTTATAATTTTGTACCTGTGCAATCTTTTTTTTATAAAAAAGCATATGAAATATGA
- a CDS encoding anti-sigma factor antagonist (This anti-anti-sigma factor, or anti-sigma factor antagonist, belongs to a family that includes characterized members SpoIIAA, RsbV, RsfA, and RsfB.) has translation MKDLKHYTISQFSQIIGYKPYVIRFYEKEFEIKIPRTKSNHRYFTQREIDIFMYIKNLQDQGFSNAQIKIILKAPYMSAQIASSILDVAATKQICSNLDNVQNPLFYSTKFDIIRLIQFIQNYCIKGVTNMDIQKKYDEINGIWEVCLTGEIDIYNAPQLKESLISMLNQKNASIVLDCEKLRYIDSTGLGVLISILKRVKDFGGDIRIKNLKPYIAKIFTITGLDKIFAIEE, from the coding sequence ATGAAAGATCTAAAGCATTATACAATAAGTCAATTTTCTCAAATCATCGGCTACAAACCATATGTTATTAGATTTTATGAAAAAGAATTTGAAATAAAGATTCCACGTACTAAGTCAAATCATAGATATTTTACTCAAAGGGAAATTGATATATTTATGTATATTAAAAACTTACAAGATCAAGGATTTTCAAATGCACAAATAAAAATTATACTTAAAGCACCATATATGTCTGCACAAATAGCTAGTAGTATATTGGATGTGGCAGCTACTAAACAGATATGCTCAAATTTAGATAATGTACAAAATCCATTGTTCTATTCGACTAAATTTGATATAATAAGGCTTATACAATTTATACAAAACTATTGTATAAAGGGAGTGACAAATATGGATATACAAAAAAAATATGATGAAATAAACGGTATATGGGAAGTCTGTCTAACTGGAGAGATTGACATATATAATGCACCGCAACTAAAAGAGTCTTTAATTTCTATGCTCAATCAAAAAAATGCTAGTATAGTATTAGATTGTGAAAAACTTAGATACATAGATAGTACTGGATTAGGCGTCCTTATAAGCATACTTAAAAGAGTCAAGGATTTTGGGGGAGATATTCGTATAAAAAATTTAAAACCCTATATAGCTAAAATTTTTACTATAACAGGTTTGGACAAGATTTTTGCCATTGAAGAATGA
- a CDS encoding ATP-binding protein: MKNEVMMVDSILLNIPAKPEYVMVVRLTTSAVACRAGLRVDEIEDLKVAVAESCNILMNQTKNIKQLNVNFNTTGEGLKIEIGIEKDLDDIVGNDYNNYDEQNELGIYIITSLITDVNFHQKGDIIYSISMYKKSGGQTCDD; the protein is encoded by the coding sequence TTGAAGAATGAGGTGATGATGGTGGATAGTATATTATTAAACATCCCTGCAAAACCTGAATATGTAATGGTGGTTCGTTTAACCACATCAGCAGTTGCATGTAGGGCAGGTTTAAGGGTAGATGAAATAGAAGATTTAAAAGTTGCAGTAGCTGAATCGTGCAATATCCTTATGAATCAAACTAAAAATATAAAACAGCTTAATGTCAATTTTAATACTACTGGAGAAGGGCTTAAAATAGAAATCGGCATAGAAAAGGATTTAGATGACATTGTTGGTAATGATTATAATAACTATGATGAGCAAAACGAGCTGGGAATCTATATAATAACATCACTTATAACTGATGTTAATTTTCATCAAAAAGGAGATATTATTTATTCCATCTCCATGTATAAAAAAAGTGGGGGTCAAACATGTGATGATTGA
- a CDS encoding sigma-70 family RNA polymerase sigma factor: MIDGNEAKKLQNRQEDELLQKYCETRDINLRNELIKKYLYIAEIVAKKFSNRGVEYDDLFQVASLALIKALERYDINRGYKFSSFATPTVVGEVKNYFRDKSRVIRLPRKESEYLKKLDEATSHLSFKLSRSPKPEEIAEYLNITVEEVLELMESRHSTNIASLDYYIDDEGETDLMSVIGQDETSYSDIENKDFISRVMETLDDTERKVIYERFYKGRSQRAIAKDMGVSQMYISRMERKILEKFRTYLRKG; the protein is encoded by the coding sequence ATGATTGATGGGAATGAAGCAAAAAAACTGCAAAACAGACAGGAAGATGAATTGTTGCAGAAATATTGTGAAACTCGAGATATAAACTTAAGAAATGAACTTATAAAAAAATATCTTTATATAGCTGAGATTGTAGCAAAAAAATTTTCAAATAGAGGAGTAGAATACGATGATCTTTTTCAAGTGGCTTCTTTAGCATTGATAAAAGCATTAGAGCGTTATGACATAAATAGGGGATATAAATTTTCTAGTTTTGCTACTCCTACCGTTGTAGGAGAAGTAAAAAATTATTTTAGGGATAAAAGCAGGGTAATAAGGTTACCTAGAAAAGAAAGTGAATATCTTAAAAAACTTGATGAAGCCACTAGCCATTTATCTTTTAAATTATCTCGTTCTCCCAAGCCTGAAGAAATTGCCGAATATTTAAATATCACTGTAGAAGAAGTATTAGAACTTATGGAATCTAGACATTCTACTAATATTGCATCTTTAGACTATTATATAGATGATGAAGGGGAAACCGATTTAATGTCTGTAATAGGACAAGATGAAACTAGTTATTCAGATATCGAAAATAAGGACTTTATTTCCAGGGTAATGGAAACCCTTGATGATACTGAACGTAAAGTTATATATGAACGCTTTTATAAAGGAAGAAGCCAACGAGCAATTGCTAAGGATATGGGAGTTTCACAAATGTATATATCAAGAATGGAACGTAAAATACTAGAAAAGTTTCGAACTTATCTTAGAAAAGGTTGA